In a genomic window of Thermus thermamylovorans:
- a CDS encoding MFS transporter, translated as MKGVLPPAFWLLALNNLFVGGMVGLERTVLPLLAAEVYGLQTGVAVGAFIASFGLAKALFNLLAGLLADRMGRRGVLILGWLFGLPVPPLLILAPTWDWVVAANALLGINQALAWSMTVNMMVDLVPPHRRGVAAGVNEFAGYLGVSLLAFLTGLLASTYSLKPIPFYLGVGVALAGLGLALAVPETRRPPAPTPLGWVPGVGLPSLLGLLTNLKDGLAWLLLPLLLSARGLSPAEIGGVAGLYPLAWALGQPLFGPLSDRLGRRPLILGGMALQGLGLLLLGVEPPGAALLAALLLGLGTAMAYPTLIAHVADRAPPEKRATALGQYRFFRDGGYVLGATLAGLGLANPAVVLPLAGLGFLGVVLWVRGRL; from the coding sequence TTGAAGGGCGTCCTGCCCCCGGCCTTCTGGCTCCTGGCCCTGAACAACCTCTTCGTGGGGGGCATGGTGGGGCTGGAGCGGACGGTGCTTCCCCTTCTGGCCGCGGAGGTCTACGGGCTCCAGACCGGGGTGGCCGTGGGGGCCTTCATCGCTTCCTTCGGCCTGGCCAAAGCCCTTTTCAACCTCCTCGCCGGCCTTCTGGCCGACCGGATGGGGCGCAGGGGGGTGCTGATCCTGGGCTGGCTCTTCGGCCTGCCCGTGCCTCCCCTCCTCATCCTCGCCCCCACCTGGGACTGGGTCGTCGCCGCCAACGCGCTCCTGGGGATCAACCAGGCCCTCGCCTGGTCCATGACCGTGAACATGATGGTGGACCTGGTCCCGCCCCACCGCCGGGGGGTCGCCGCCGGGGTCAACGAGTTCGCGGGCTACCTGGGGGTGAGCCTCCTGGCCTTCCTCACCGGCCTGTTGGCCTCCACCTACAGCCTCAAGCCCATCCCCTTCTACCTGGGGGTGGGGGTGGCCCTGGCCGGCCTGGGCCTGGCCCTGGCGGTTCCGGAGACCCGCAGGCCCCCCGCCCCTACCCCCTTGGGCTGGGTGCCCGGGGTGGGGCTTCCCTCCCTGCTCGGCCTCCTCACCAACCTCAAGGACGGCCTGGCCTGGCTGCTCCTGCCCCTCCTCCTTTCCGCCCGGGGACTCTCCCCCGCCGAGATCGGGGGGGTGGCGGGCCTCTACCCCCTGGCCTGGGCCCTGGGGCAACCCCTCTTTGGCCCCCTTTCCGACCGCCTGGGCCGCCGCCCCCTCATCCTCGGGGGAATGGCCCTGCAGGGGCTCGGCCTCCTCCTCCTGGGCGTGGAGCCCCCGGGGGCAGCCCTCCTGGCCGCCCTCCTGCTGGGTCTGGGCACCGCCATGGCCTACCCCACCCTGATCGCCCATGTGGCCGACCGCGCGCCCCCGGAAAAGCGGGCCACCGCCTTGGGCCAGTACCGCTTCTTCCGCGACGGGGGGTATGTCTTGGGGGCGACCCTCGCCGGGCTCGGCCTGGCCAACCCCGCCGTGGTCCTCCCCCTCGCAGGGTTGGGCTTCCTGGGCGTGGTCCTCTGGGTCCGGGGCCGCCTCTGA
- a CDS encoding lipocalin family protein: MRPLLLLPLLLAACAPALLGVDPQRLPDPQDWDPKPAPLEWWYASGWAEPYAFHFAFFKAYAPPSFRILGLPGSLFGAFHAAHLALTDLRTGERLFLEVADQDLLAPRGRAEPGPYLEVSGWRFYREGEGFRLLAGPVDLAFLPLKPPVVHPPGYSGTEATGRMYYQSYTRAVASGRIRGEEARWEVWLDHQWGEQLSGLSATWDWFGLHLSDGSELMAYRVRDREGRVVQVLGSRVDPLGRVEAWQLEFLPLEAWTSPSGRTFTLAWRLLGPGLDLTLRPLFPEGEILSRTTRVAYWEGPVAGEGTLRGYPVRVQGMGEFVAGPEPGQTHVRRXLQALGSPKVRVLQ; the protein is encoded by the coding sequence ATGCGCCCCCTTCTCCTCCTGCCCCTCCTCCTCGCCGCCTGCGCCCCGGCCCTTCTGGGGGTGGACCCCCAGAGGCTTCCCGACCCCCAGGACTGGGACCCCAAGCCCGCTCCCTTGGAGTGGTGGTACGCCTCGGGCTGGGCCGAGCCCTACGCCTTCCACTTCGCCTTCTTCAAGGCCTACGCGCCCCCCTCCTTCCGCATCCTGGGCCTTCCCGGAAGCCTCTTCGGGGCCTTCCACGCCGCCCACCTGGCCCTCACCGACCTGCGCACGGGGGAGAGGCTTTTCCTGGAGGTGGCGGACCAGGACCTCCTGGCCCCCCGGGGCCGGGCGGAACCGGGCCCTTACCTGGAGGTCTCCGGTTGGCGGTTCTATAGGGAGGGGGAGGGCTTCCGCCTCCTGGCCGGCCCCGTGGACCTCGCCTTCCTTCCCCTGAAGCCCCCCGTGGTCCATCCCCCCGGCTACTCGGGCACCGAGGCCACGGGGCGGATGTACTACCAGTCCTACACCCGGGCTGTGGCCTCGGGCCGCATCCGTGGCGAAGAGGCCCGGTGGGAGGTCTGGCTGGACCACCAGTGGGGGGAGCAGCTTTCCGGGCTTTCCGCCACCTGGGACTGGTTCGGCCTGCACCTCTCCGACGGCTCCGAGCTCATGGCCTACCGGGTGCGGGACCGGGAGGGCCGGGTGGTCCAGGTGCTGGGGAGCCGGGTGGACCCCCTGGGGCGGGTGGAGGCCTGGCAGCTGGAGTTTCTCCCTCTGGAGGCCTGGACCAGCCCCTCGGGCCGGACCTTCACCCTGGCCTGGCGGCTCCTGGGTCCGGGCCTGGACCTCACCCTCCGCCCCCTCTTCCCCGAAGGGGAGATCCTCTCCCGTACCACCCGGGTGGCCTACTGGGAGGGGCCGGTGGCGGGGGAGGGCACCTTGAGGGGCTACCCGGTGCGGGTCCAGGGGATGGGGGAGTTTGTGGCCGGCCCTGAACCTGGACAGACACATGTGAGACGCTGNTTACAGGCCCTTGGCAGCCCTAAGGTGCGCGTGCTACAATAA
- the speD gene encoding adenosylmethionine decarboxylase, giving the protein MELFGFGPHLMVDGYDADPARLRDAELVRRVLDELPEEMAMTKVLPPFVYRYGPEGEDGVTGVVIIAESHIAIHTFPKKRFLSIDIFSCKAFDMAHVLRKLTEVFQIGRYETYMIHRGKEFPKDPELARQIVLGEREYLQARVG; this is encoded by the coding sequence ATGGAACTCTTTGGCTTCGGCCCACACCTGATGGTAGACGGCTACGATGCCGATCCCGCCAGGCTCCGGGACGCCGAGCTGGTACGGCGGGTCCTGGACGAGCTCCCCGAGGAGATGGCCATGACCAAGGTGCTCCCTCCCTTCGTGTACCGGTACGGGCCCGAGGGAGAGGACGGGGTGACCGGGGTGGTGATCATCGCCGAAAGCCACATCGCCATCCACACCTTTCCCAAGAAGCGCTTTCTTTCCATCGACATCTTTTCCTGCAAGGCCTTTGACATGGCCCACGTCCTGCGCAAGCTCACCGAGGTCTTCCAGATCGGGCGCTACGAAACCTACATGATCCACCGGGGCAAAGAATTCCCCAAGGATCCGGAACTGGCCCGGCAGATCGTCCTGGGGGAGCGGGAGTACCTGCAGGCCCGGGTGGGCTGA
- a CDS encoding succinate dehydrogenase hydrophobic membrane anchor subunit: MAIKSKRYEEARLEAGSSLELYWWVFMRISGVVLVFLLIGHMWMNAVIMDLNKIDYDYVAQRLSQTTWKVYDWLILALALLHGGNGLRYVLDDWVRDPVKRFWTKVVAYSLLAFIFFLGSLSLFNHDFGVN; the protein is encoded by the coding sequence ATGGCGATTAAGTCCAAGCGCTATGAGGAGGCGAGGCTCGAGGCCGGCAGCAGCCTGGAGCTCTACTGGTGGGTCTTCATGCGCATCTCCGGGGTGGTCCTGGTCTTCCTGCTCATCGGCCACATGTGGATGAACGCCGTCATCATGGACCTCAACAAGATCGACTACGACTACGTGGCCCAGAGACTCTCCCAGACCACCTGGAAGGTGTACGACTGGCTCATCCTGGCCCTGGCCCTCCTGCACGGCGGCAACGGCCTCCGCTACGTGCTGGACGACTGGGTGCGGGACCCGGTGAAGCGCTTCTGGACCAAGGTGGTGGCCTACTCCCTCCTGGCCTTCATCTTCTTCCTGGGCAGCCTCTCCCTCTTCAACCACGACTTCGGGGTGAACTAG
- a CDS encoding NEW3 domain-containing protein — MARKLLPLLLLVLSTALAQGYRGLSLGTPYPEIGVQPGESVNLTLTLKNHGLPPGVVRLSVTEVPQGWQASLIGGGRLVRAVYLAPEGESSLTLRIQPPREVAPGTYRFQVRAEGLGQTASLPIALVVGEGLPQRLSLEAELPILRGPPTSAFRYRVTLRNESDRDLLTSLEYEAPQGFQVTFTPAFTGQQVTSLPIRAGESRDLDVEVSLPRDTPADTYGFTVRAVAGDTRADLRLTLEVTGRPEVRVTTKEGRLSGRVTAGRENAIALVLRNEGSAPARNLTFSAFEPSGWEVRFEPEELEALEPGQEQEVTARVKPSPRAVAGDYMLTFSTRGDDGVSQTMDYRATVVTSTLWGLVGVALVAVALLVLAFAVSRFGRR, encoded by the coding sequence ATGGCGAGAAAGCTGCTCCCGCTTCTGCTTCTGGTGTTGAGTACGGCCTTGGCCCAGGGCTACCGAGGCCTTTCCCTAGGCACTCCCTATCCCGAGATCGGGGTGCAGCCCGGGGAGAGCGTGAACCTCACCCTTACCCTCAAGAACCACGGCCTGCCCCCTGGGGTGGTGCGCCTCAGCGTGACCGAGGTGCCCCAGGGCTGGCAGGCCAGCCTCATCGGCGGCGGGCGCCTGGTGCGGGCGGTCTATCTGGCCCCGGAGGGGGAGTCGAGCCTGACCCTCAGGATCCAACCCCCCCGGGAGGTGGCCCCGGGCACTTACCGCTTCCAGGTACGGGCAGAGGGCCTGGGCCAGACGGCCAGCCTACCCATCGCCCTGGTGGTGGGAGAAGGCCTGCCGCAGCGGCTCAGCCTCGAGGCCGAGCTCCCCATCCTCCGGGGGCCGCCCACCAGCGCCTTCCGCTACCGGGTGACCTTGCGCAACGAGTCCGACCGCGACCTCCTGACCTCCTTGGAGTACGAGGCCCCCCAGGGCTTCCAGGTGACCTTCACCCCCGCCTTCACCGGGCAGCAGGTGACGAGCCTCCCCATCCGCGCCGGGGAGAGCCGGGACCTGGACGTGGAGGTTTCCCTGCCCCGGGACACCCCGGCCGACACCTACGGCTTCACCGTGCGGGCGGTGGCCGGGGACACCCGGGCAGACCTGAGGCTCACCCTGGAGGTGACGGGCAGGCCCGAGGTGCGGGTCACCACCAAGGAGGGCCGGCTCTCGGGAAGGGTGACCGCCGGACGGGAAAACGCCATCGCCTTGGTGCTCCGCAACGAGGGCAGCGCCCCGGCCAGAAACCTCACCTTCAGCGCCTTTGAGCCCTCGGGCTGGGAGGTGCGGTTCGAGCCGGAAGAGCTGGAGGCCCTGGAGCCCGGCCAGGAGCAGGAGGTCACCGCCCGGGTGAAGCCCTCCCCAAGGGCCGTGGCCGGGGACTACATGCTGACCTTCTCCACCCGGGGCGACGATGGGGTGAGCCAGACCATGGACTACCGGGCCACGGTGGTCACCTCCACCCTCTGGGGCCTGGTGGGGGTGGCCCTGGTGGCGGTGGCCCTCCTGGTGCTGGCCTTCGCGGTGAGCCGCTTTGGGCGGAGGTAG
- a CDS encoding TatD family hydrolase, with amino-acid sequence MTDTHAHLDFLEEAELAEAKAHLPELKAVLTLGVDPSRWERTLSLAEGNVYAAVGLHPTSAHLLSPEVEEALRHYARHPRVRAIGEAGLDYHWTPETRPAQLKALDFQAALAEALGLPLVLHVRSRDGRAEEDLAAWLLVHRPQKVVLHAFGGHPALEGAGLKVGAYFSFAGPLTYRRNGALREVAQRLPRERLLVETDTPFLPPEPHRGRRNLPHLVRHTLERLAAVRGMDFAEAEALTDANARALFRFPGPGEGG; translated from the coding sequence GTGACGGACACCCACGCCCACCTGGACTTCCTGGAGGAGGCGGAGCTCGCCGAGGCCAAGGCCCACCTCCCCGAGCTCAAGGCCGTCCTCACCCTGGGGGTGGACCCCAGCCGCTGGGAGAGGACCCTGAGCCTGGCGGAAGGGAACGTCTACGCCGCCGTGGGCCTCCACCCCACCTCCGCCCACCTCCTCTCCCCCGAGGTGGAGGAGGCCCTCAGGCACTACGCCCGCCACCCCCGGGTGCGGGCCATCGGGGAGGCGGGCCTGGACTACCACTGGACCCCCGAGACCCGGCCCGCCCAGCTCAAGGCCCTGGACTTCCAGGCGGCCCTGGCGGAGGCGCTGGGCCTCCCCCTGGTGCTGCACGTGCGCAGCAGGGATGGCCGGGCGGAGGAGGACCTGGCCGCCTGGCTCCTGGTCCATCGCCCCCAAAAGGTGGTCCTCCACGCCTTTGGCGGGCACCCGGCCCTGGAGGGGGCGGGCCTAAAGGTGGGGGCCTACTTCAGCTTCGCCGGTCCCCTCACCTACAGGAGGAACGGGGCCCTGCGGGAGGTGGCCCAGAGGCTCCCCCGGGAAAGGCTCCTGGTGGAGACCGACACCCCCTTCCTCCCCCCGGAGCCCCACCGGGGAAGGCGGAACCTTCCCCACCTCGTGCGCCACACCTTGGAAAGGCTGGCGGCGGTGCGGGGGATGGATTTCGCCGAGGCCGAGGCCCTCACCGACGCCAACGCCAGGGCGCTTTTCCGCTTCCCGGGGCCCGGGGAGGGGGGGTGA
- a CDS encoding succinate dehydrogenase iron-sulfur subunit has translation MQVTLKVLRFDPARHKRPEWQTFQVEAEPTDRVLDLLHKVKEGQDGTLAFRRSCGHGICGSDAMLINGKNRLACKTLVKDLGSQIAVEPIRGLPVEKDLIVDMEPFFAAYRAVKPYLINDDPPPARERLQSPEERERFDQGTKCILCASCTTSCPVFWVNGAYLGPAAIVQAHRFLFDSRDRGKRERFRALGSGSGVWRCRTAYNCTEACPREIPVTQLIEEVKRAILFDRF, from the coding sequence ATGCAGGTGACCCTCAAGGTGCTCCGCTTCGACCCCGCCCGGCACAAGCGGCCCGAGTGGCAGACCTTCCAGGTGGAGGCCGAGCCCACCGACCGGGTCCTGGACCTCCTGCACAAGGTGAAGGAGGGCCAGGACGGCACCCTGGCCTTCCGCCGCAGCTGCGGCCACGGCATCTGCGGCTCCGACGCCATGCTCATCAACGGGAAAAACCGCCTGGCCTGCAAGACCCTGGTGAAGGACCTGGGGAGCCAGATCGCCGTGGAGCCCATCCGGGGGCTGCCCGTGGAAAAGGACCTCATCGTGGACATGGAGCCCTTCTTCGCCGCCTACCGGGCGGTGAAGCCCTACCTCATCAACGACGACCCTCCCCCGGCCCGGGAGCGCCTGCAAAGCCCCGAGGAACGGGAGCGGTTTGACCAGGGCACCAAGTGCATCCTCTGCGCCAGCTGCACCACCAGCTGCCCGGTCTTCTGGGTGAACGGGGCCTACCTGGGCCCGGCGGCCATCGTCCAGGCCCACCGCTTCCTCTTCGATTCCCGCGACCGGGGCAAAAGGGAGCGCTTCAGGGCCCTGGGCTCGGGAAGCGGGGTCTGGCGCTGCCGCACCGCCTACAACTGCACGGAGGCCTGCCCCCGGGAGATCCCCGTGACCCAGCTCATCGAGGAGGTGAAGCGGGCCATCCTCTTCGACCGGTTCTAA
- the aspS gene encoding aspartate--tRNA(Asn) ligase, which translates to MRVLVRDLKGHVGEEVELLGFLHWRRDLGKVQFLLLRDRSGVVQVVTGGQRLPLPESSLRVRGTVVANAKAPGGLEVQARELEVLSPALEPTPVEIPKEEWRASPDTLLEYRHVTLRGEKARAPLKVQAALVRGFRRYLDRQDFTEIFTPKVVRAGAEGGSGLFGVDYFEKRAYLAQSPQLYKQILVGVFERVYEVAPVWRMEEHNTSRHLNEYLSLDVEMGFIQGEEDLMRLEEGLLQEMMEEALTGAGNEIRLLGAEWPSFPKEIPRLTHAEARKILKEELGYPVGQDLSEEAERLLGQYAQERWGTDWLFVTRYPRPLRPFYTYPEADGTTRSFDLLFRGLEITSGGQRIHRHPDLVESLKAKGMDLEGFQGYLEVFKYGMPPHGGFAIGAERLTQKLLGLPNVRYARAFPRDRHRLTP; encoded by the coding sequence ATGCGCGTTCTGGTCAGGGACCTGAAGGGGCACGTGGGCGAGGAGGTGGAGCTCCTGGGCTTCCTCCACTGGCGGCGGGACCTGGGCAAGGTGCAGTTTCTGCTCCTCCGGGACCGGAGCGGCGTGGTCCAGGTGGTGACGGGAGGGCAGAGGCTACCCCTCCCCGAGTCCAGCCTCAGGGTGCGGGGAACCGTGGTGGCCAACGCCAAGGCCCCGGGGGGCCTCGAGGTCCAGGCCCGGGAGCTTGAGGTCCTCTCCCCCGCCCTGGAGCCCACCCCGGTGGAGATCCCCAAGGAGGAGTGGCGGGCCAGCCCCGACACCCTCCTGGAGTACCGCCACGTCACCCTAAGGGGGGAGAAGGCCCGCGCCCCCCTCAAGGTCCAGGCCGCCCTGGTGCGGGGCTTCCGCCGCTACCTGGACCGGCAGGACTTCACGGAGATCTTCACCCCCAAGGTGGTGCGGGCGGGGGCGGAAGGGGGCTCGGGCCTCTTCGGGGTGGACTATTTTGAAAAGCGGGCCTACCTGGCCCAGTCCCCCCAGCTTTACAAGCAGATCCTGGTGGGGGTCTTCGAGCGGGTGTACGAGGTGGCCCCCGTCTGGCGCATGGAGGAGCACAACACCAGCCGCCACCTGAACGAGTACCTCTCCCTGGACGTGGAGATGGGCTTTATCCAAGGGGAGGAAGACCTCATGCGGCTGGAGGAAGGGCTCCTGCAGGAGATGATGGAGGAGGCCCTGACGGGCGCCGGCAACGAGATCCGGCTCCTGGGGGCGGAGTGGCCCTCCTTCCCCAAGGAAATCCCCCGCCTCACCCACGCCGAGGCCCGGAAAATCCTGAAGGAGGAACTGGGCTACCCCGTGGGCCAGGACCTTTCCGAGGAGGCGGAGCGCCTCTTGGGCCAGTACGCCCAGGAGCGCTGGGGCACGGACTGGCTCTTCGTCACCCGCTACCCCCGCCCCCTCCGGCCCTTTTACACCTACCCGGAGGCGGACGGCACCACGAGGAGCTTCGACCTCCTCTTCCGCGGCCTGGAGATCACCTCCGGGGGCCAGAGGATCCACCGCCACCCGGACCTGGTGGAAAGCCTGAAGGCCAAGGGCATGGACCTCGAGGGCTTCCAAGGGTACCTGGAGGTCTTCAAGTACGGCATGCCCCCCCACGGGGGCTTCGCCATCGGGGCGGAAAGGCTCACCCAGAAGCTTTTGGGCCTGCCCAACGTGCGCTACGCCCGGGCCTTCCCCCGCGACCGGCACCGCCTCACGCCCTAG
- the sdhA gene encoding succinate dehydrogenase flavoprotein subunit, whose product MVIRHGVIVVGAGGAGLATALYAAKEGADVAVVTKLYPTRSHTGAAQGGIGAALGNVEEDHWEWHMFDTVKGGDYLTDQDAAEVFAKEVIEAVLELEHMGLPFDRLPNGRIAQRRFGGHTKDWGKAPVHRAAHAADRTGHMILQTLYQQCVKAGITFYNEFHVTDVILEDGVAKGLVAYELATGELHLFQAKAIVVASGGFGRIYKVTSNAYTLTGDLQAILYRKGLPLEDMEFYQFHPTGLFPLGILLTEGARGEGGILRNALGERFMERYAPTIKDLAPRDLVARAMYLEVREGRGVGPRKDHVLLDLTHLPPEVIEKKLPDITEFSRIYLGVDPLKEPVPVMPTAHYAMGGIPTTLWGEVIRDEKNTVVPGLYAAGEAACVSLHGANRLGTNSLGDLVVFGRRAGIHAARFAKDADFHELKPDHLGESRERIERLKNSTGKEKVAVLRAELQQSMMDHASVFRTGELLAKQVEVLKELMDRYRNVALQDKGEAYNTELVEALELGYLLEVSEALVHSALNRTESRGAHAREDYPERDDANWLKHTLAYKVEDGKVAFRYKPVVLGRFQPQARVY is encoded by the coding sequence ATGGTGATCCGGCACGGGGTGATCGTGGTGGGCGCGGGCGGGGCGGGCCTCGCCACCGCCCTTTATGCGGCCAAGGAGGGCGCGGACGTGGCGGTGGTGACCAAGCTCTACCCCACCCGCAGCCACACCGGCGCGGCCCAAGGGGGCATCGGGGCTGCCCTGGGCAACGTGGAGGAGGACCACTGGGAGTGGCACATGTTCGACACGGTGAAGGGGGGGGACTACCTCACCGACCAGGACGCTGCCGAGGTCTTCGCCAAGGAGGTGATCGAGGCCGTCTTGGAACTGGAGCACATGGGCCTCCCCTTCGACCGCCTTCCCAACGGGAGGATCGCCCAGCGCCGCTTTGGGGGCCACACCAAGGACTGGGGCAAGGCCCCGGTGCACCGGGCGGCCCACGCCGCCGACCGCACCGGGCACATGATCCTCCAGACCCTCTACCAGCAGTGCGTGAAGGCGGGGATCACCTTCTACAACGAGTTCCACGTCACCGACGTCATCCTGGAGGACGGGGTGGCCAAGGGGCTGGTGGCCTACGAGCTCGCCACCGGGGAGCTCCACCTCTTCCAGGCCAAGGCCATCGTCGTCGCCTCCGGGGGCTTCGGCCGCATCTACAAGGTGACCTCCAACGCCTACACCCTCACCGGGGACCTGCAGGCCATCCTCTACCGCAAGGGGCTCCCCCTGGAGGACATGGAGTTCTACCAGTTCCACCCCACGGGCCTCTTCCCCTTGGGGATCCTCCTCACCGAGGGGGCCCGGGGGGAAGGGGGGATCCTGCGGAACGCCCTGGGGGAGCGCTTCATGGAGCGCTACGCCCCCACCATCAAGGACCTGGCCCCCCGGGACCTGGTGGCCCGGGCCATGTACCTGGAGGTGCGGGAGGGCCGGGGGGTGGGTCCCCGGAAGGACCACGTCCTCCTGGACCTCACCCACCTGCCCCCCGAGGTGATCGAGAAGAAGCTCCCCGACATCACCGAGTTCAGCCGCATCTACCTGGGGGTGGACCCCCTGAAGGAGCCCGTGCCGGTGATGCCCACCGCCCACTACGCCATGGGGGGCATCCCCACCACCCTTTGGGGGGAGGTGATCCGGGACGAGAAGAACACCGTGGTCCCCGGGCTCTACGCCGCCGGGGAGGCGGCCTGCGTGAGCCTGCACGGGGCCAACCGCCTGGGCACCAACTCCCTGGGGGATTTGGTGGTCTTCGGCCGCCGCGCGGGGATCCACGCCGCCCGCTTCGCCAAGGACGCGGACTTCCACGAGCTTAAGCCCGACCACCTGGGGGAAAGCCGCGAGCGCATCGAGCGCCTCAAGAACTCCACCGGCAAAGAGAAGGTCGCCGTCCTGCGGGCTGAGCTCCAGCAGAGCATGATGGACCACGCCTCGGTCTTCCGCACCGGGGAGCTATTGGCCAAGCAGGTGGAGGTCCTCAAGGAGCTCATGGACCGCTACCGGAACGTGGCCCTCCAGGACAAGGGGGAGGCCTACAACACCGAGCTCGTCGAGGCCCTGGAGCTCGGCTATCTCCTGGAGGTCTCCGAGGCCCTGGTGCACTCCGCCCTGAACCGCACCGAGTCCCGGGGGGCCCACGCCCGGGAGGACTACCCCGAGCGGGACGACGCCAACTGGCTCAAGCACACCCTGGCCTACAAGGTGGAAGACGGCAAGGTGGCCTTCCGCTACAAGCCCGTGGTCCTGGGCCGCTTCCAGCCCCAGGCCCGCGTCTACTGA
- the mgtE gene encoding magnesium transporter, translating to MNLKETLERKELNRVKIALASMGVEEVVALLQDLEPKERAVAFRLLDKEKALRVFEALDRYEQTELVRALDDPEILNLLAEMDPEEQAWLLGELPAKVVKRILQELPQEARERVSYVLGFPEGSAGRLMDPAYLALPEETRAEEALERVRASELDPEDLEVVFVLGPGRAYRGYVPLSRLVKAPPGRPLGELAEGGEVFVSAYAGEEEAARLFLDRGLNLLPVVDREGRLLGVIHAGRVFALLQEQEARRVVRYGGTVGLPPKGEDIDLVHDPLGRIFLGRFVWLALLVVFGMFASTFVAAQEEILEAAIILAAFIAPIIDMGGNTGSQAATLAIRALALGQVRPRLRDFLLLLRRDIPVALALGVAVALLKVVLSLFVKDVFGEVLLVVGLAMLSVTVLGSLLGLSLPFLAKRLGRDPATLSAPVITSVMDLLGVMVYFGLAWVFLRHLLEG from the coding sequence GTGAACCTGAAGGAGACCTTGGAGCGGAAGGAACTGAACCGGGTGAAGATCGCCCTGGCTTCCATGGGGGTGGAGGAGGTCGTGGCCCTGCTCCAGGACCTGGAGCCCAAGGAAAGGGCCGTGGCCTTCCGCCTTCTGGACAAGGAGAAGGCCCTTAGGGTCTTTGAGGCCCTGGACCGCTACGAGCAGACGGAGCTGGTGCGGGCCCTGGACGACCCGGAGATCCTCAACCTCCTGGCGGAGATGGACCCGGAGGAGCAGGCCTGGCTCCTCGGGGAGCTCCCGGCCAAGGTGGTGAAGCGGATCCTGCAGGAGCTTCCCCAGGAGGCCCGGGAGCGGGTGAGCTACGTGCTGGGCTTTCCCGAGGGGAGCGCCGGGAGGCTTATGGACCCCGCCTACCTGGCCCTGCCCGAGGAGACCCGGGCGGAGGAGGCCCTGGAGCGGGTGCGGGCCTCGGAGCTGGACCCCGAGGATCTGGAGGTGGTCTTCGTCCTGGGCCCCGGCCGGGCCTACCGGGGGTACGTGCCCCTCTCCCGCCTGGTCAAGGCCCCCCCGGGGAGGCCCCTGGGGGAGTTGGCCGAGGGAGGGGAGGTCTTCGTCTCCGCCTACGCGGGGGAGGAGGAGGCCGCCCGGCTCTTCCTGGACCGGGGCCTGAACCTCCTCCCCGTGGTGGACCGGGAGGGGAGGCTCCTCGGGGTGATCCACGCGGGCCGGGTCTTCGCCCTCCTGCAGGAGCAGGAGGCCCGGCGGGTGGTGCGCTACGGGGGGACGGTGGGCCTGCCCCCTAAGGGGGAGGACATCGACCTGGTCCACGACCCCCTGGGCCGGATCTTCCTGGGGCGGTTCGTGTGGCTGGCCCTCCTGGTGGTCTTCGGCATGTTCGCCTCCACCTTCGTGGCCGCCCAGGAAGAGATCCTGGAGGCGGCCATCATCCTGGCGGCCTTCATCGCCCCCATCATCGACATGGGGGGGAACACGGGAAGCCAGGCGGCCACCCTGGCCATCCGCGCCCTGGCCCTGGGCCAGGTCCGGCCCAGGCTCAGGGACTTCCTCCTGCTCCTCCGCCGGGACATCCCCGTGGCCCTGGCCCTGGGGGTGGCCGTGGCCCTCCTGAAGGTGGTCCTTTCCCTCTTCGTCAAGGACGTCTTCGGGGAGGTCCTGCTGGTGGTGGGGCTGGCCATGCTCAGCGTCACCGTCTTGGGCAGCCTTCTGGGGCTTTCCCTCCCCTTCCTGGCCAAGCGGCTGGGGAGGGACCCCGCCACCCTGAGCGCCCCGGTGATCACCTCGGTGATGGACCTCCTGGGGGTGATGGTCTACTTCGGCCTGGCCTGGGTCTTCCTGCGGCACCTGCTGGAGGGCTAG
- the sdhC gene encoding succinate dehydrogenase, cytochrome b556 subunit, with translation MYRGREGQWAFYLHRISGLGILVFLVLHVANIASAMWGPEVSNALMKFYHQPVFQIGLLALIAGVLYHGFNGLRIILMDFTRWGVRYQRQLWYGVWALFVVFYLPFLIRIGGSILGGGHGD, from the coding sequence ATGTACCGGGGAAGAGAAGGGCAGTGGGCGTTCTACCTCCACCGGATCTCGGGCCTGGGCATCCTGGTCTTCCTGGTCCTCCACGTGGCCAACATCGCCAGCGCCATGTGGGGGCCCGAGGTGTCCAACGCCCTCATGAAGTTCTACCACCAGCCCGTGTTCCAGATAGGGCTTCTCGCCCTCATCGCCGGGGTGCTCTACCACGGGTTCAACGGCCTCCGGATCATCCTTATGGACTTCACCCGCTGGGGCGTGCGCTACCAGCGCCAGCTCTGGTACGGGGTCTGGGCCCTCTTTGTGGTCTTCTACCTGCCCTTCCTGATCCGGATCGGGGGCAGCATCCTAGGAGGCGGCCATGGCGATTAA